From Triticum aestivum cultivar Chinese Spring chromosome 4A, IWGSC CS RefSeq v2.1, whole genome shotgun sequence, a single genomic window includes:
- the LOC123083328 gene encoding glutaminyl-peptide cyclotransferase, with protein MPPLLVRHPVLIFIIPAMLLALLGLPPTATLATRFYSFDLMREYPHDPESFTEGLLYGGNDTLFESTGLFGKSSVRKVDLQTGKVLVRHQMDEKMFGEGLTLLGDRLFQLTWLTNVGFTYDRHNFSKAIGRNSSQAWDEDNRRLFVTGKLWPTLYEIKLRHIEGPPDGSIEQLCPGIIIPGSGNLPKQAGWSVTR; from the exons ATGCCGCCGCTCCTCGTCCGGCACCCGGTACTTATCTTCATTATCCCCGCCATGCTCCTTGCCCTCCTCGGGCTCCCACCAACTGCTACGCTCGCCACCAGGTTCTACTCGTTCGACCTGATGCGCGAGTACCCTCACGATCCGGAGTCCTTCACAGAG GGCCTCTTGTATGGAGGAAATGACACTCTTTTCGAGTCCACTGGCCTTTTTGGCAAG TCATCCGTGCGAAAGGTTGATCTTCAGACAGGAAAG GTTTTAGTTCGGCACCAAATGGACGAGAAAATGTTTGGAGAAGGTCTAACACTTCTCGGCGATAG ATTGTTTCAACTTACTTGGTTGACGAATGTTGGATTTACGTACGATCGACACAACTTTAGTAAA GCCATTGGTAGAAACTCATCCCAAGCTTGGGATGAAGACAACCGCAGATTGTTCG TGACCGGAAAATTATGGCCAACGCTATATGAGATTAAGCTACGTCACATTGAGGGGCCACCAGATGGGTCTATAGAGCAGCTATGTCCAGGGATCATAATTCCGGGTTCCGGAAATTTGCCCAAACAAGCCGGCTGGTCGGTTACCAGGTGA
- the LOC123088293 gene encoding succinate dehydrogenase subunit 8A, mitochondrial: MIYRNWSLLSSTVVIWGSVGAAGLAGIFLFGGKEKFQGYLSREGERLRQQDRAMMGKN; encoded by the exons ATGATCTACCGCAACTGGTCCCTGCTCTCCTCCACGGTCGTCATCTGGGGCAGCGTCGGCGCCGCCGGCCTCGCCGGGATCTTCCTCTTCGGCGGCAAG GAGAAATTCCAGGGCTATCTTTCTCGCGAAGGCGAGAGGCTGAGGCAGCAGGACAGAGCCATGATGGGCAAGAACTAG